The following proteins are encoded in a genomic region of Nicotiana sylvestris chromosome 4, ASM39365v2, whole genome shotgun sequence:
- the LOC138889608 gene encoding uncharacterized protein, translating to MVAFEMLKNGFVPGKGLGASLLGIIQPVSLPENSSMFGLRFKPTTADVKRDKRMKQKVWALSKPVLRLSKFFVKPGARKHLVTTVPNYVVDIDDELIERLQRLFDDVNMVEIGEGSSKEGMQFVETNVKLNNWKATPLPTRKESWEEIIKELFEYIDIVAWSYDDMPGLSIDLVVHKLPIDPAFPLIKQKLRRFKTDMSVKIKEEITKQLDAKVIRVMRYPTWLSNVVPMPKKDVSRRAIVLDPSKIKAIQELPPPRNKTEVMNLLGRLNNISRFIAQLTTTCEPIFKLLKKDVVAKWIDECQEACDKIKGYLSNPLVLVPPELGRPLIHYLTVLDNSFGCVLGQHDITSWKEQAIYYLSKKFTSYEVKYTPLERTCCALTWVAQKLKHYLSSYTTYLISRLDPLKYISQKPMPIGRLAKWQILLTEFDIVYVTWTVMKAQALADHLAENPVDEEYEPLSTYFPNEEVIHIDEVKKDENPGWKLLFDGAANMKGVGIGAVLISEIGHHNPVTAQLRFYCTNNMVEYEACILGLRLAIDMGIQEVLILGDSNLLVHHIQGEWETRDLKLIPYRQCLHDLCKRFRSIEFRHIPRIHNEVDDALATLASMLHHPDKAYVDPLHIQFGIPKVIITDYGDNLNSHLMKQVCQQFKIMHRNSTLYCPKENGAVEAANKNTKKILQKIVQGSSQWHEKLPFALLGYRTTVRTSVGATPYLLVYVTEAVIPAGVEISSLRIVAEAGIDDDEWVKTRLEQLSLNDEKRLAAMCHGQLYQKRVARAYNKKVRPRKFEVGQQVLKRILPHQVEAKALFNQVRKDFKAYYQLPNCTKQSAAKAYQRYHDVKWEIRGKKIRFVSEKPSVKKASTRQASTWRARENNTSFENRKQSKIKQSGTHPEKQGRTIKMKRSSSNQAPTWRNKVRQCKGKAVARGSSSSSAFRNPPREQGKTNQVSRNTVKVLAIRRPPRKQGNTVKSFSNLAPSWRTKEYGSNVVNQEPTWRTKGKSIQVSVIRSPHGNEGKSNSSVGNQEPTWRTKVKAIQVLVIRSPHGEQRKK from the exons atggtggcctttgaaatgctgaaaaatggctttgtgcctggtaaaggtctgggtgcatctctgctAGGTATCATACAGCCAGTGTCCCTCCCTGAAAATTCGAGTATGTTCGGTCTTAGGTTCAAACCTACAACGGCAGATGTGAAAAGGGATAAAAGGATGAAACAGAAGGTGTGGGCACTTTCGAAGCCTGTTCTGCGTCTCTCCAAGTTTTTTGTCAAGCCCGGTGCTAGGAAACACCTAGTGACGACAGTTCCAAATTATGTGGTCGATATTGATGatgagttaattgaaaggttgcagaggttgtttgatgatgtgaacatggtggaaattggagaaggttctagcaaagaagGCATGCAGTTCGTCGAGAcgaatgtaaagcttaacaattggaaggctactcctctccctacccggaaggagtcttg ggaagagataattaaagaaTTGTTTGAGTATATAGATATTGtggcatggtcgtatgatgatatgcccgGTTTGAGTAtcgatttggtggtccataaattgccaattgatccagcatttCCTCTCattaagcagaagttgagaaggttcaaaaccgacatgagtgtgaagattaaagaagagatcacaaagcagcttgatgcaaaggtcattcgggtcatgCGGTATCCCACATGGTTATCCAATGTTGTGCctatgccaaagaaggatg tcagtcggcgggcCATTgtattggatccgtcaaagatcaaagctatccaagaattgccacctccaaggaacaagactgaggtgatgaacTTGCTTGGGCGATTAAAcaacatcagcaggtttattgctcaactcacgacaacttgtgagcctatctttaagttgttgaagaaggatgttgtgGCCAAGTGgattgatgagtgtcaagaagcatgtgataagataaaggggtacttgtcaaacccacttgTGCTAGTCCCACCggaactagggagacctttgattcattacttgacagtcctggataactcatttggttgtgtgttgggtcaacatgacatcactagCTGGAAGGAGCaagctatctactatctcagcaagaagttcacatcttatgaggttaagtatactccccttgaaaggacatgttgcgccctgacttgggtagcacagaaacTGAAGCATTacttgtcgtcctacactacttacctcatttcccgcttggatcctctaaagtatatctctcagaagcccatgcccataggaaggcttgcaaagtggcagatcttgctcacagagtttgacatcgtatatGTGACTTGGACAGTGATGAAAGCCCAAGctctggccgatcacttggccgagaacccggtggatgaagaatatgaacctttgagtACTTACTTCCCTAATGAAGAGGTAATTCATATCGACGAGGTCAAGAAGGATGAAAATCCTGGGTGGAAACTTTTATTTGATGGAGCTGCCAATATGAAAGGtgttgggataggagctgtactcatttctgaaatagggcatcacaaCCCTGTCACTGCTCAACTCCGTTTCTATTGCACTAATAACATGGTCGAGTACGAAgcgtgcattttgggtttgagattAGCTATAGATATGGGAATCCAGGAAGTCTTGatcttgggagactcgaacctTCTGGTGCATCatattcaaggagaatgggagacacgggatttaaagcttataccgtatcgacaatgtctgcacGATCTTTGTAAACGATTTCGAtctatagaattcaggcacattccaaggatccataatgaggtcgacGATGCcttggctaccttggcgtcaatgttgcaccatccagacaaagcttatgttgatcctctgcatattcaa tttgggatcccaaaggtgatcatcacagattaTGGGgataatcttaatagtcatttgatgaaacaagtttgtcaacagtttaagatcatgcatcgcaattccaccctatACTGCCCCAAggagaatggagcagtcgaggcagccaacaaaaatacaaagaagatacttcagaaaattGTGCAAGGTTCCAgtcaatggcatgagaagttgccctttgcgttgttgggttatcgcactactgttcgcacttcagtaggtgcaactccttatctaTTGGTGTATGTCACTGAGGCAGTGATACCCGCGGGAGTTGAAAtttcgtcccttcggattgttgctgaagccggaattgatgatgatgagtgggtcaaaacccgtctggagcaattaagtttgaatgatgagaaaagattggcagcaatgtgtcatggccagttgtatcaaaagagagtGGCGAGAGcgtacaacaagaaggtgcgtccccggaaatttgaagtgggtcagcaagtattgaaacgcatccttccacatcaagttgaagcaaaag CCTTGTTTAACcaagtaagaaaggatttcaaagcttactaccaacttcctaattgcacaaagcaaagtgctgccaaagcataccagagatatcatgatgtaaagtgggaaatAAG gggcaaaaaaattcggtttgtttcggagaaaccttcTGTAAAGAAAGCAAGTACTAGACAG gcgtccacctggagagcaagggaaaacAATACGAGTTTCGAGAATAGGAAGCAGTCCAAGatcaagcaatcaggcacccacccggagaaaCAAGGGAGGACGATTAAAATGAAAAGAA gttcaagcaatcaggcacccacctggagaaacaaggtaAGACAATGCAAAGGAAAAGCAGTCGCAAGAGgaagtagttcaagttcagcattcaggaacccacctagagagcaggggaaaacaaatcaagtctcaaggaatacagttaaagttttggcaatcaggcgcccacctagaaagcaagggaatacagttaaaagtTTTAGTAATCTagcgccctcctggagaacaaaggaatatggTTCAAACGTTgttaatcaggagcccacctggagaacgaagggaaaatCAATTCAAGTGTCAGTAATCAGAAGCCCACATGGAAACGaagggaaaagcaattcaagtgttggtaaccaggagcccacctggagaacaaaggtaaaagcaattcaagtgttggtaatcaggagcccacatggagaacaaaggaaaaagtaa